The following is a genomic window from Chitinophaga caseinilytica.
AGGCCAGCGTTGCACCACCACCCGGCGGCTCATCGTCCACAAAGATGTATACGAACGCTTCCGCGAAAAACTCGTCAAAGCCTACGGCCAACTGCGCATCGGCAACCCGCTCGACGAACAGTATCACGTGGGCCCGCTGATCGACAAAGCCGCCGTGGAAACCTACCTTCAGGCCATCACAGCCTGCAGGGAACAGGGCGGCCGGTTCATCGTGGAAGGCGGAGTATTGGAAGGCGCCGGCTTCGAAAGCGGCTGCTACGTGAAGCCCTGCATCGCCGAAGTGCGGCCCGATTTTCCCATCGTGCAAACCGAAACCTTCGCACCTATTCTATATATCATGCCGTTCTCCACGATCGATGAAGCGATCGAGATACAGAACAACGTGCCGCAGGGATTGTCGTCTGCCATCATGACGCTCAATCTTCGCGAAGCGGAACAATTCCTTTCCTGCGCCGGCAGCGACTGCGGTATCGCCAACGTCAACATCGGCACGAGCGGCGCCGAGATCGGCGGGGCGTTCGGGGGCGAAAAGGAAACGGGCGGCGGCCGCGAAAGTGGCAGTGATGCCTGGAAGGCTTACATGCGCCGCCAGACCAGCACCATTAATTATGGAAAGAAGCTGCCGCTGGCACAGGGCATCAAATTCGATATTTAAAGATGAATCATAACTGTAACAACACAGCCTGCGGTCTTCCGGCCGCGGGCTTTTTATTTTCAGCATAGCCAATTGACGAACGCAATTCGTCGGACGGTGATTTAACGTAACTTTGCATCCAATCGCAAACGATACAAGCCTTGCGCCATGTAATTGCTCCCACATATTGAACCTTGACAAGGCGCCCGCCCGGGCGCCAGGAACCTTATTGCTGGAAGTAAAACTACAAACATGGCTATTTCATCAAAATACGGCCGTACCTATCATTACCCGTTTTCGCCCGGCACCAGCAGCGACGATCGTATCAATTACGATTACTGGCAGCACATCAGCGCCATTCCTGAACTGGTACATACCGAAAAGCTCGACGGGGAAAACAATTGTCTTTCGCGGTACGGCGTTTTCGCCCGGTCGCACGCGGCACCTGCAGTTTCTCCGTGGACGGAGAGCCTGCGCCGGTTTTGGCAGCTGGTGAAGCGCGACCTCGGGCCGCTGGAGATCTTCCTCGAAAATCTCTATGCCGTTCATTCCATCGAATACCGCCGCCTCGATCATCATTTTTATGTGTTCGCAGTGCGGGAGGAAGATAGATGGCTGAGTTGGGAAGAAACGAAATTTTACGCCCGCCTGCTCGATTTGCCGGTGGTGCCTGAAATCAGCATTCCCCGGATCACGGCCCGGGACGCTTACGAAAAAGCGATCCTTTCCGCAGCTGGCGGCGCCGGTGCTTTTTGTCCGCACGATGCGGCTACCGGCCGCCCCGCTACGATGGAAGGGATCGTGACGCGCAACGCCGGCGGATATACGACCGGTGAATTCGCGGAGAATGTTTTTAAATATGTAAGAAAAGGGCATGTGCAGACAGGCGTCCACTGGACGAAAACCTGGAAGCGCGCAGCCCTTCAAAATGAAGGAGGTAATTATGTGGACCCTCAGTAACAACAAATCCTGGGAACATCTCGAACAAACGTTCGCCTGGGTGCGCGATATGGCCGCAACGCCCCAGGACCCCGCGCACCACGCCGAAGGCGATGTGGCTGTGCATACACGCATGGTGCTGGAGGCGCTTTGCGCAGACGCGGCTTTCATGGAGTTGCCGCCGCAGGAGCAGGAAGTGC
Proteins encoded in this region:
- a CDS encoding RNA ligase family protein is translated as MAISSKYGRTYHYPFSPGTSSDDRINYDYWQHISAIPELVHTEKLDGENNCLSRYGVFARSHAAPAVSPWTESLRRFWQLVKRDLGPLEIFLENLYAVHSIEYRRLDHHFYVFAVREEDRWLSWEETKFYARLLDLPVVPEISIPRITARDAYEKAILSAAGGAGAFCPHDAATGRPATMEGIVTRNAGGYTTGEFAENVFKYVRKGHVQTGVHWTKTWKRAALQNEGGNYVDPQ